From a single Streptomyces liliifuscus genomic region:
- a CDS encoding Gfo/Idh/MocA family oxidoreductase: MTTHQPLAVGLIGAGRMGSFHAETLARRLPGVRLAAVADPAPGAANQLADRLADQLGRPTAYTEIGELLADPRIEAVVIATPARTHAELVVAAARAGKAVYCEKPMAVTLADADRAIAAARDAGVPLQVGFNRRYDTGFRAAHDKIGAGDIGTPQLLRSLTRDPRLDDPSRIPPWTIFLETLIHDFDALRFLNPGAEPVEVFAWADALVRPDFKDRGLLDTAVVTIRFDNGALATAEANFQAVYGYDVRGEVFGSAGMLTMGDIRRTHLTSYGPDGAAADCVTYDQDLFHDAYVAELADFADSVRTGRTPFATGEDARAALSIALAAVRSVTTGVPVGIAELKGE; encoded by the coding sequence ATGACCACACACCAGCCTCTCGCCGTCGGCCTCATCGGTGCCGGCCGGATGGGCTCCTTCCACGCCGAGACGCTCGCCCGCCGCCTCCCCGGTGTCCGCCTCGCCGCCGTCGCCGACCCGGCGCCGGGCGCCGCGAACCAACTGGCGGACCGGCTCGCGGACCAACTCGGCCGTCCCACGGCGTACACCGAGATCGGCGAACTCCTCGCCGACCCGCGGATCGAGGCGGTGGTGATCGCGACGCCGGCCCGCACCCATGCCGAACTGGTCGTGGCGGCGGCCCGGGCGGGGAAGGCGGTCTACTGCGAGAAGCCCATGGCCGTCACCCTCGCGGATGCCGACCGGGCCATCGCCGCGGCTCGCGACGCGGGTGTGCCGCTCCAGGTGGGCTTCAACCGTCGTTACGACACCGGCTTCCGCGCCGCCCACGACAAGATCGGCGCCGGTGACATCGGCACACCCCAATTGCTGCGCTCACTCACCCGGGATCCCAGGCTCGACGACCCGTCCCGTATCCCGCCGTGGACGATCTTCCTCGAAACCCTGATCCACGACTTCGACGCCCTGCGCTTCCTCAACCCCGGCGCCGAACCGGTCGAGGTCTTCGCCTGGGCCGACGCCCTGGTCCGCCCCGACTTCAAGGACCGGGGCCTGCTCGACACCGCCGTGGTCACGATCCGCTTCGACAACGGCGCCCTCGCCACCGCAGAGGCCAACTTCCAGGCGGTGTACGGCTATGACGTGCGCGGCGAGGTCTTCGGCTCCGCCGGCATGCTCACCATGGGCGACATCCGCCGCACCCATCTCACCTCGTACGGCCCGGACGGCGCAGCCGCCGACTGCGTCACCTACGACCAGGACCTGTTCCACGACGCGTACGTGGCCGAACTCGCCGACTTCGCCGACAGCGTCCGTACCGGTCGCACCCCCTTCGCCACCGGCGAGGACGCCCGGGCCGCACTGTCCATCGCGCTCGCGGCCGTCCGGTCGGTCACCACCGGCGTCCCTGTCGGCATCGCGGAACTCAAGGGTGAGTAG
- a CDS encoding SWIM zinc finger family protein, producing the protein MHSYTYLQPSAVSESAAGRTLALETSGGATPAGEVANPRFFHGFLTAPAAAAAALLTVADVAATRYYQPTASASLDPVVTADGDRLRMESFSGCCGVYARLDVLAPGLDGDDVGHGTTNVDINSPLRRALARIGGLDPLQLTVGPGKLEVTTLDGQFVEKQVPLPERWLRGFAEAQVLAAGFTLRAEIPATEASAFVRTLPRPTLRSSARTTRWVVPVGGRTLRPTSRPSPDAVCLPGPERLPALQQVLRHATTVRVYAPVRAESDAAAVVWEVQLPGMRLTLMLSQNASRGFSGEGGVLHDLATGAAADDADLVSALLAWEPRIDVDELSRQARLPAERVRAALTVLGTSGQIGYDLAEEAHFHRHLPFSAGGAEARNPRLRGARALVAEGAVRLDGALARVGKGDHVHVVRADDTGRLSCTCLWWAKYRGGRGPCKHALAVSMVRDTTTKAAR; encoded by the coding sequence ATACATTCGTACACCTACTTACAACCCTCGGCCGTCAGCGAGTCCGCGGCCGGACGCACCCTCGCGCTGGAGACCTCGGGCGGCGCGACCCCGGCAGGCGAGGTCGCCAACCCGCGGTTCTTCCACGGGTTCCTGACCGCGCCGGCCGCCGCCGCGGCGGCGCTGCTGACGGTCGCCGACGTGGCGGCCACCCGCTACTACCAGCCGACGGCGTCCGCCTCGCTGGACCCGGTGGTGACGGCCGACGGAGACCGGCTGCGGATGGAGTCCTTCTCCGGCTGCTGCGGGGTGTACGCGCGCCTCGACGTCCTCGCTCCCGGTCTCGACGGTGACGACGTCGGCCACGGGACCACCAACGTCGACATCAACTCCCCGCTCCGCAGGGCCCTCGCCAGGATCGGCGGACTCGACCCCCTGCAACTGACCGTCGGACCGGGCAAGTTGGAGGTCACGACACTCGACGGACAGTTCGTGGAGAAGCAAGTCCCGCTGCCCGAACGCTGGTTACGTGGTTTCGCCGAGGCCCAGGTGCTCGCGGCGGGCTTCACCCTGCGCGCGGAGATCCCGGCGACGGAGGCGTCCGCCTTCGTGCGGACACTGCCACGCCCCACCCTCCGGTCCAGTGCCCGTACGACGCGTTGGGTGGTGCCCGTGGGCGGCCGCACCCTGCGCCCGACGAGCCGACCGTCACCGGACGCCGTGTGCCTGCCGGGCCCCGAACGACTGCCGGCGCTCCAGCAGGTGCTGCGCCACGCGACGACCGTGCGGGTGTACGCCCCGGTCCGCGCGGAGTCCGATGCGGCAGCCGTCGTCTGGGAGGTGCAACTGCCGGGAATGCGGCTGACGTTGATGCTCTCCCAGAACGCCTCGCGGGGGTTCTCCGGCGAAGGCGGCGTACTGCACGATCTCGCCACGGGTGCGGCGGCGGACGACGCGGACCTGGTCTCCGCGCTGCTGGCCTGGGAGCCGAGGATCGACGTGGACGAGCTGTCCAGGCAGGCCCGCCTGCCCGCCGAGCGGGTGCGCGCCGCGCTGACGGTGCTGGGGACCTCCGGACAGATCGGCTACGACCTCGCGGAGGAGGCTCACTTCCATCGGCACCTGCCGTTCTCGGCGGGCGGTGCGGAGGCACGCAATCCCCGGCTGCGCGGTGCGCGGGCGCTGGTCGCGGAGGGGGCGGTCCGCCTCGACGGCGCCCTTGCGCGGGTCGGGAAGGGCGATCACGTCCATGTGGTCCGCGCCGACGACACGGGACGACTGAGCTGCACCTGTCTGTGGTGGGCGAAGTACCGGGGAGGACGCGGCCCGTGCAAGCACGCGCTCGCGGTGAGCATGGTCAGGGACACGACGACGAAGGCGGCACGATGA
- a CDS encoding LacI family DNA-binding transcriptional regulator: MPATPVVPDGRRPTLADVAARAGVSTALVSIVMREAKGASAATRERVLEAAREIGYRPDSRARLLRSNRSRLLGVQFGLQHPFHTDLVEGIYAAAESAGYQVALSAVAPSRSERQAVETLLGDRCEALILLGPQAPAARLAELSAHLPVVSVVRRLRPAAAGVDVVRTADDEGARQAVDHLVALGHRDIAHIDGGKAPGAADRRRGYRTAMNRHGLADRTRVLPGGLTEEDGATAARALLDARPRPTAVLAFNDRCATGVLDAFLRARVAVPDEISVVGFDNSHLARLAHIDLTTVGQDASRLAELAVGRAVARLEGEEPSGTETVIAPHLVTRGTTAAPPHGVRSSRP; this comes from the coding sequence ATGCCAGCGACCCCCGTGGTCCCCGACGGAAGGCGGCCGACCCTCGCCGATGTGGCGGCACGGGCCGGGGTGTCCACGGCGCTGGTCTCCATCGTGATGCGCGAGGCCAAGGGCGCCAGCGCGGCGACCCGCGAGCGGGTGCTGGAGGCGGCGCGGGAGATCGGCTACCGGCCCGACTCCCGGGCGCGGTTGCTGCGCAGCAACCGCTCGCGTCTGCTCGGGGTGCAGTTCGGCCTCCAGCATCCCTTCCACACCGACCTCGTGGAGGGCATCTACGCGGCGGCCGAGTCCGCCGGCTACCAGGTCGCCCTGAGCGCGGTCGCGCCCAGCCGCAGTGAGCGGCAGGCGGTGGAGACGCTGCTCGGCGACCGGTGCGAGGCCCTGATCCTGCTCGGTCCGCAGGCCCCCGCCGCACGGCTGGCCGAGTTGTCCGCGCACCTGCCGGTGGTCTCCGTGGTGCGGCGGCTGCGGCCGGCCGCCGCCGGGGTGGACGTCGTGCGCACCGCCGACGACGAGGGTGCGCGCCAGGCCGTCGACCACCTGGTGGCCCTCGGCCATCGCGACATCGCCCACATCGACGGCGGAAAGGCACCCGGCGCCGCCGACCGGCGCCGTGGCTACCGCACCGCCATGAACCGCCACGGGCTCGCCGACCGTACGCGCGTTCTGCCCGGTGGCCTGACCGAGGAGGACGGTGCCACGGCCGCCCGCGCGCTCCTCGACGCCCGGCCACGGCCCACCGCCGTGCTCGCCTTCAACGACCGCTGCGCCACGGGCGTCCTCGACGCGTTCCTCCGCGCCCGGGTGGCCGTCCCCGACGAGATCTCCGTGGTCGGCTTCGACAACAGCCACCTCGCCCGCCTCGCCCATATCGACCTCACCACCGTCGGTCAGGACGCCTCCCGCCTCGCCGAACTCGCCGTCGGCCGGGCCGTCGCACGGCTGGAGGGCGAGGAGCCCTCCGGCACGGAGACCGTCATCGCCCCGCACCTCGTGACCCGCGGAACCACCGCGGCACCGCCGCACGGCGTCCGGTCTTCACGGCCGTAG
- the fusA gene encoding elongation factor G yields the protein MRTEPHRNPVNPLTTVRNLGILAHVDAGKTTVTERILYVTGTTHKRGEVHDGTTVTDFDSQERDRGITIFAAAVSCGWDGHRINLIDTPGHVDFSDEVARSLRVLDGAIAVFDAVAGVEPQSESVWRQADRYGVPRIAFVNKLDRAGADLDTAVESIRQRLHPAPLVVQLPIGAEDGFGGVVDLLRMRALVWAEGRDSVEERPVPDALVDEAQRRRRVLEEAVAELHPGALEEFCAESAVSARTLEGALRDLTRTGDGVVVLCGSAYRNRGIEPLLDAVVAYLPSPLDVPAVRGVRDGDGGEEERAADPAAPFAALAFKVNATATGRLTCLRVYSGTIRKGEAVTVWDAGAPRTERIGRILRVQADRHAQLDRAVAGDIVAVVGLKTARAGATVCAPGAPLVLEPPTTAEPVVSVAVEARARTDTDRLVSALARLVEEDPSLVVRTDPETGQTLLSGMGELHLEVAVEKIRRAHELDVRVGRPKVAYRETVVRGVTGHVHRHVKQDGGAGQFAHVVLDVEPLPDASDAAGDSATGFEFRSVVVGGRVPQEYVRAVEAGCRDALGEGPLGGHQVTGLRVVLTDGATHSKDSSEMAFRTAGRQALREALRACAMVLLEPVVEVTVTVPEDFLGGVLGDLAARRGRVTDSTTRGGAGTGAGTAVLTATVPLAELFGYATRLRSRTQGRGVFTTRPTGYAPAPATVSASAEASA from the coding sequence GTGCGTACCGAACCCCACCGAAATCCCGTCAACCCACTGACCACCGTCCGCAATCTGGGCATCCTCGCCCACGTGGACGCCGGGAAGACCACCGTCACCGAGCGGATCCTGTATGTCACCGGGACCACGCACAAGCGGGGCGAGGTCCATGACGGCACGACCGTCACCGACTTCGACTCCCAGGAGCGGGACCGGGGGATCACCATCTTTGCCGCGGCCGTGAGTTGTGGCTGGGACGGGCATCGGATCAACCTCATCGACACTCCGGGGCACGTCGACTTCTCCGACGAGGTCGCACGTTCGCTGCGGGTGCTCGACGGGGCGATCGCGGTGTTCGACGCCGTCGCGGGCGTCGAGCCGCAGAGCGAGTCCGTATGGCGCCAGGCCGACCGGTACGGGGTTCCGCGCATCGCCTTCGTCAACAAGCTGGACCGGGCCGGCGCCGACCTCGACACGGCTGTCGAGTCGATCCGGCAGCGGCTGCACCCGGCCCCGCTGGTCGTCCAGTTGCCGATCGGCGCCGAGGACGGGTTCGGCGGGGTCGTCGATCTGCTGCGTATGCGGGCGTTGGTCTGGGCCGAAGGCCGTGACTCGGTCGAGGAGAGGCCCGTACCCGATGCGCTGGTCGACGAGGCCCAGCGGCGGCGTCGAGTGCTGGAAGAAGCGGTTGCCGAACTTCATCCCGGAGCGCTGGAGGAGTTCTGCGCGGAGTCGGCCGTCTCCGCGCGGACCCTCGAAGGCGCGCTGCGCGACCTGACCCGTACCGGTGACGGGGTGGTCGTGCTGTGCGGCTCGGCCTACCGCAACCGGGGGATCGAGCCGCTGCTGGACGCCGTGGTGGCCTACCTGCCCTCGCCGTTGGACGTACCCGCCGTGCGCGGTGTCCGGGACGGGGACGGAGGAGAGGAGGAGCGGGCTGCCGACCCCGCGGCGCCGTTCGCGGCACTGGCGTTCAAGGTGAACGCCACGGCCACCGGGCGGCTGACCTGTCTGCGGGTGTACTCGGGAACGATCCGGAAGGGAGAAGCTGTGACCGTGTGGGACGCCGGCGCGCCGCGTACCGAGCGGATCGGGCGGATCCTGCGCGTCCAGGCCGACCGGCACGCCCAGTTGGACCGGGCGGTGGCCGGGGACATCGTCGCGGTGGTCGGGCTGAAGACGGCCCGCGCCGGTGCGACCGTGTGCGCGCCCGGAGCCCCGCTGGTCCTCGAACCGCCGACCACGGCCGAGCCGGTCGTCTCCGTGGCGGTCGAGGCCCGTGCCCGTACGGACACGGACCGTCTGGTGTCGGCGTTGGCGCGGCTGGTCGAGGAGGACCCCTCGCTGGTCGTCCGGACCGACCCCGAGACCGGACAGACACTGCTGTCCGGCATGGGCGAACTGCATCTGGAGGTGGCGGTGGAGAAGATCCGGCGCGCCCACGAGCTGGACGTCCGGGTCGGCCGGCCGAAGGTGGCGTACCGGGAGACCGTCGTACGTGGGGTCACGGGACACGTCCACCGGCACGTCAAACAGGACGGCGGCGCGGGGCAGTTCGCGCATGTCGTCCTCGACGTGGAACCCCTGCCGGACGCCTCGGACGCGGCCGGTGACAGTGCGACGGGCTTCGAGTTCCGGTCGGTCGTCGTCGGCGGACGTGTACCGCAGGAGTATGTGCGGGCGGTGGAGGCCGGTTGCCGGGACGCGCTGGGCGAAGGGCCGCTCGGCGGTCATCAGGTGACCGGGCTGCGGGTGGTCCTGACCGACGGCGCGACCCATTCGAAGGACTCTTCGGAGATGGCGTTCCGGACGGCCGGACGGCAGGCGCTCCGGGAGGCACTGCGCGCCTGCGCGATGGTCCTCCTGGAACCGGTGGTCGAGGTCACGGTCACCGTGCCCGAGGACTTCCTCGGCGGGGTGCTCGGCGACCTGGCGGCGCGGCGCGGACGGGTCACCGACTCGACCACGCGCGGGGGAGCGGGAACGGGAGCGGGCACGGCGGTGCTCACCGCCACCGTGCCCCTGGCCGAGCTGTTCGGCTACGCGACCCGGCTGCGCAGCCGGACGCAGGGCCGGGGAGTCTTCACCACCCGGCCCACCGGCTACGCCCCCGCTCCGGCAACGGTGTCGGCATCGGCGGAGGCTTCGGCATGA
- a CDS encoding DUF429 domain-containing protein — translation MGMERFIGIDLAWSHGGARVKPNETGVAAVDGRGVVIDCGWTRGVEETLEWLAGTAVDGSTLVFVDAPLVVDNPAGQRPCERDVGRRYGRWKVSANSTNQGSPRQAGVLLRKRLQESGWAYDDGRGGPPTDGLVMSECYPYTTLVGAEEFGYSQERPRYKRPGRRPQQGWRATRAATCDELIARLSGLAEADPPLLLDSHPVSRQLVTEPSPERDALYKHREDLIDALLCAWTAALWSRHGLTRCQVLGTDSLAPPGHAPTIIAPARPEQRRGEATN, via the coding sequence ATGGGGATGGAGCGGTTCATAGGTATCGACCTCGCCTGGTCGCACGGCGGGGCGCGGGTCAAGCCCAACGAGACCGGGGTGGCCGCCGTCGACGGCCGCGGCGTGGTGATCGACTGCGGCTGGACGCGCGGGGTCGAGGAGACGCTGGAGTGGCTTGCCGGGACAGCCGTCGACGGATCGACCCTGGTCTTCGTCGACGCGCCGCTGGTCGTCGACAACCCGGCCGGCCAGCGGCCGTGCGAGCGTGACGTCGGCCGACGGTACGGGCGTTGGAAGGTGAGCGCGAACAGCACCAACCAGGGCTCTCCCCGCCAGGCCGGCGTCCTGCTGCGGAAAAGACTGCAGGAGTCCGGCTGGGCCTACGACGACGGCAGGGGCGGGCCCCCGACCGACGGCCTGGTCATGTCCGAGTGCTATCCGTACACGACCCTGGTCGGCGCCGAGGAGTTCGGCTACAGCCAGGAACGCCCCAGGTACAAGCGGCCGGGACGGAGACCGCAGCAGGGGTGGCGTGCGACTCGGGCGGCCACGTGCGACGAACTGATCGCGCGTCTCTCGGGCCTGGCCGAGGCCGATCCGCCGCTGCTCCTCGATTCCCACCCGGTGTCCCGGCAACTCGTGACCGAGCCCTCACCGGAGCGCGACGCCCTCTACAAGCACCGCGAAGACCTCATCGACGCCCTGCTCTGCGCGTGGACGGCGGCCCTGTGGTCCCGACACGGCCTGACACGCTGCCAGGTGCTCGGCACGGACAGCCTCGCACCGCCCGGCCACGCCCCCACCATCATCGCGCCCGCCCGTCCGGAACAGCGGCGGGGCGAGGCGACGAACTGA
- a CDS encoding DUF952 domain-containing protein: MIYHAVTLGDWTARPDQPYAPASLAEDGFVHCSPDETTTLAVVNAFYRDAPRPLLALLLDEDRLAARCVWEAPDPTPPPGVDEGVLFPHVFGPLNRDAVERVLEIQWDEEGRATGLKDLN; the protein is encoded by the coding sequence ATGATCTACCACGCTGTGACGCTCGGTGACTGGACCGCCCGTCCCGACCAGCCGTACGCCCCCGCCTCCCTCGCGGAGGACGGTTTCGTCCACTGCTCGCCCGACGAGACGACCACGCTGGCCGTGGTCAACGCCTTCTACCGGGACGCGCCGAGGCCCCTGCTGGCACTGCTCCTCGACGAGGACCGGCTCGCCGCGAGGTGCGTATGGGAGGCGCCGGATCCCACCCCGCCGCCGGGGGTCGACGAAGGTGTCCTGTTCCCCCACGTGTTCGGCCCCCTCAACCGCGACGCCGTCGAACGCGTCCTGGAGATCCAGTGGGACGAGGAAGGCCGGGCGACGGGTCTCAAGGACCTGAACTGA
- a CDS encoding PPOX class F420-dependent oxidoreductase yields MSKPPLPEAVVAMLRKPNPAVIATLRSDGQPVSAATWYLWDDGRVLVNMDEGRKRLDHIRNDPRVTLTVLDESGWYTHVTLIGRVAELRDDEGLADIDRLSTQYLGHAYTSRKRRRISAWIEIDRWHGWGSHKDSNQAMG; encoded by the coding sequence GTGTCGAAGCCGCCGCTTCCCGAGGCCGTGGTCGCCATGCTGAGGAAGCCCAACCCCGCCGTCATCGCCACCCTCCGGTCCGATGGACAGCCGGTGTCCGCGGCCACCTGGTACCTCTGGGACGACGGGCGCGTGCTGGTCAACATGGACGAGGGCCGCAAGCGGCTCGACCACATCCGCAACGACCCGCGGGTCACCCTGACCGTGCTGGACGAGTCCGGCTGGTACACCCATGTGACCCTCATCGGCCGTGTCGCCGAACTGCGCGACGACGAGGGCCTGGCCGACATCGACCGGCTGTCCACGCAATACCTGGGCCACGCGTACACGAGCCGGAAACGCCGCCGGATCAGCGCGTGGATCGAGATCGACCGCTGGCACGGCTGGGGCAGTCACAAGGACAGCAACCAGGCGATGGGCTAG
- a CDS encoding DUF7824 domain-containing protein — protein sequence MKLIELVEAGDVAGVVRELGALTPDQRGACATELTAHFEVIARRESTEAQRIAMFAARLGCQVTPEATAAWIRSYAYFTMDAWTVDLLDLYPVAWRTELVAQLGERATTAGAVFAVTEHLVRDTGCPLPTSHEFVLAWLYDRADSPERQPRVLGGAPGTDFLERLRGDDFTPKLLPLAVARPGRLVFAPHTSERPLEALVGLAAEGVVDRAELIHNLFADMVGDPPHGAQAVVTLEALALTPAEHAAVARERTALVEHLLGRLLEDGTRMEIAPFMVFLRALAPTPAEKALVVRDYLALLDRSLPVATYAQEMLIGLDEAGLLEPELFTEACERVLLRPEKKLVRAQLGWLDRVVRRDPARAGRALVDAAATFGHREMTLQEQALKLIAKHLKAADDSVLRELRTAAEQLSPGLSARAAELFGTPRQPGAPQDAGTEQPYADVLPAVPEPRPVPGPIATAVEVAQEVAAVVANDQDVVAFERALDGLVRHAHLDRTALAEVLKPVMRTEPKSNVDWVQSDLYDVARALRGDEPRSRVAIMHRAVHINRTAPSRSYSLAGSMLAARLAEAMEVIESGTQPFLLAVPTFATGALDAAVLVERISALDELGVTPAPVDLAQALLRVTPTADQQVLRAAESLASDAGRRLARWLREGGPAHQDSEPKGWPHCKPPKPASQGWWTPAYPGVDIDPPLPRVAAALIGPYVGNSGLSDPMAPFWVAQLPHHRDELMARDYFEPRMSHRGWPRNLPYVAESGGPAGYAVHLALAFGLLQQIDGDAVVDAMLVLAARKQLDTDLLGRQSEALLNHGLSNADKASGSLRAAAETGAYATVWSVLRAALPGLLGDTQVRGTAALLALAVECASRCGAKGEIAEVTALADRKGSSQAVKNARLLRDALR from the coding sequence ATGAAGCTGATCGAGCTCGTGGAAGCCGGCGACGTCGCCGGAGTGGTGCGGGAACTGGGTGCGCTGACGCCGGATCAGCGAGGGGCGTGCGCCACCGAGTTGACAGCCCACTTCGAGGTCATCGCCCGGCGTGAGAGCACGGAGGCGCAGAGGATCGCCATGTTCGCCGCCCGACTGGGGTGTCAGGTCACCCCCGAGGCCACGGCGGCCTGGATCCGGTCGTACGCGTACTTCACGATGGACGCCTGGACCGTGGACCTCCTGGACCTGTACCCAGTCGCATGGCGGACCGAGTTGGTCGCGCAGCTCGGCGAACGGGCGACGACCGCCGGCGCGGTGTTCGCGGTCACCGAGCACCTCGTCCGCGACACCGGCTGTCCGCTGCCGACCTCGCACGAGTTCGTCCTGGCGTGGCTGTACGACCGCGCCGACAGCCCGGAGCGGCAGCCGCGGGTGCTGGGCGGAGCACCCGGTACCGACTTCCTGGAGCGGCTGCGCGGAGACGACTTCACCCCGAAGCTCCTTCCACTGGCCGTGGCCCGACCAGGGCGCCTCGTCTTCGCCCCGCACACGTCGGAACGGCCGCTGGAAGCGCTCGTCGGCCTCGCTGCCGAAGGCGTCGTCGACCGTGCCGAGCTGATCCACAACCTCTTCGCGGACATGGTCGGCGATCCGCCGCACGGGGCGCAGGCGGTGGTCACGCTGGAAGCACTCGCGCTCACCCCTGCCGAACACGCCGCGGTGGCCCGCGAACGCACCGCGCTGGTCGAGCATCTTCTCGGGCGTCTCCTCGAAGACGGTACGCGCATGGAGATCGCGCCCTTCATGGTGTTCCTGCGGGCCTTGGCCCCCACACCGGCCGAAAAGGCGCTCGTGGTGCGGGACTACCTGGCGTTGCTCGACCGGTCGTTGCCCGTCGCCACGTACGCCCAGGAAATGCTGATCGGGCTGGACGAAGCGGGGCTGCTGGAGCCCGAGTTGTTCACCGAGGCGTGCGAACGGGTCCTGCTCCGACCGGAGAAGAAGCTGGTGCGCGCCCAACTCGGGTGGCTCGACCGGGTGGTGCGGCGGGATCCGGCGCGGGCAGGCCGTGCTCTGGTCGACGCGGCGGCGACGTTCGGTCACCGGGAGATGACGCTGCAGGAGCAGGCGCTCAAGCTGATCGCAAAACACCTCAAGGCCGCCGACGACTCGGTGCTGCGGGAGCTGCGGACGGCCGCCGAACAGCTCAGCCCGGGGCTGTCGGCGCGAGCCGCCGAACTGTTCGGCACACCCCGACAGCCCGGCGCACCGCAGGACGCCGGCACCGAGCAGCCGTACGCCGACGTACTGCCCGCCGTGCCCGAGCCGCGCCCGGTGCCGGGCCCCATCGCGACGGCCGTCGAGGTCGCGCAGGAGGTCGCGGCGGTCGTCGCGAACGACCAGGACGTGGTGGCGTTCGAGCGCGCCCTGGACGGACTGGTCCGGCACGCCCACCTCGACCGAACCGCACTGGCCGAGGTACTGAAGCCGGTCATGCGCACGGAACCGAAGAGCAATGTCGACTGGGTGCAGTCCGACCTCTACGACGTGGCGCGCGCGCTGCGCGGCGACGAGCCGAGAAGCCGCGTCGCCATCATGCACCGGGCCGTCCACATCAACCGGACCGCCCCGAGCCGCAGCTACTCGCTGGCCGGCTCGATGCTCGCGGCACGCCTGGCCGAGGCGATGGAGGTCATCGAGTCCGGCACCCAGCCGTTCCTGCTGGCCGTGCCGACCTTCGCCACCGGCGCGCTGGACGCCGCCGTACTGGTGGAGCGGATCTCGGCGCTCGACGAGCTCGGTGTCACCCCCGCGCCCGTCGACCTGGCACAGGCTCTGCTGCGGGTCACGCCGACAGCGGACCAACAGGTGCTCCGCGCGGCCGAGTCACTCGCCTCCGACGCCGGACGACGGCTGGCCCGCTGGCTGCGCGAGGGCGGCCCGGCACACCAGGACTCGGAGCCGAAGGGGTGGCCCCACTGCAAGCCGCCGAAGCCCGCGTCGCAGGGGTGGTGGACACCCGCATACCCCGGAGTCGACATCGATCCCCCGCTCCCGCGGGTCGCCGCGGCCCTGATCGGGCCGTACGTCGGCAACTCGGGCCTGTCCGACCCGATGGCACCCTTCTGGGTGGCCCAACTGCCGCATCACCGCGACGAGTTGATGGCACGCGACTACTTCGAGCCGCGCATGTCCCACCGTGGGTGGCCCCGCAACCTGCCGTATGTCGCGGAGTCCGGCGGGCCGGCGGGTTACGCCGTGCACCTCGCCCTCGCGTTCGGACTGCTCCAGCAGATTGACGGCGACGCGGTGGTGGACGCCATGCTGGTACTCGCCGCACGGAAGCAGCTGGACACGGACCTGCTCGGACGGCAGTCGGAGGCGCTGCTGAACCACGGGTTGTCCAACGCGGACAAGGCAAGCGGCTCGCTGCGAGCCGCCGCCGAGACGGGCGCGTACGCCACCGTGTGGTCCGTACTCCGAGCCGCCCTGCCCGGTCTCCTGGGCGACACCCAGGTCCGGGGCACGGCAGCTCTGCTGGCACTCGCCGTCGAGTGCGCTTCCCGGTGTGGCGCCAAGGGAGAGATCGCCGAGGTCACGGCGCTGGCCGACCGCAAGGGATCGAGCCAGGCGGTGAAGAACGCGCGGTTGCTGCGCGACGCGTTGCGCTGA
- a CDS encoding TIM barrel protein: MFTLAVCAEMVFRDLPISERAGRIHDAGFQVEIWDWTRHDLDALARTPAEFSSMTGYIRGSLTDEDGAAELLRTAEESVRAAEQLSCPRLNLHGTGLDGEGLPVVPVTSEPTGEMWIAAHRTLTRLAELGESAGITFTLENLNTAVDHPGVPFAKAADTLALVAAVDRPGLRMNLDLYHAQIGEGNLVELVRRAHGLGLIGEIQVADVPGRCEPGTGEINYPAVARALVDLGYEGTVAMEAWASTDSDLALERFRSAFTP, encoded by the coding sequence ATGTTCACGTTGGCGGTCTGTGCCGAGATGGTCTTCCGGGACCTGCCGATATCCGAGCGGGCAGGTCGCATTCACGACGCCGGATTCCAGGTCGAGATCTGGGACTGGACCCGGCACGACCTCGACGCCCTGGCCCGGACCCCGGCCGAGTTCTCCTCGATGACCGGCTACATCCGTGGCAGCCTCACCGACGAGGACGGGGCCGCCGAACTCCTGCGTACCGCCGAGGAGTCGGTCCGCGCGGCCGAGCAGCTCAGCTGCCCCCGGCTGAACCTCCACGGCACCGGCCTGGACGGCGAGGGCCTGCCCGTGGTGCCGGTGACGAGCGAGCCCACCGGCGAGATGTGGATCGCCGCCCACCGTACGCTCACCCGCCTCGCCGAGCTGGGTGAGAGCGCCGGGATCACCTTCACTCTGGAGAACCTCAACACCGCCGTGGACCACCCAGGGGTGCCGTTCGCCAAGGCCGCCGACACCCTGGCCCTGGTCGCCGCCGTGGACCGCCCCGGACTGCGGATGAACCTCGACCTCTACCACGCGCAGATCGGCGAGGGGAACCTCGTCGAACTGGTCCGCCGGGCCCACGGCCTGGGCCTGATCGGCGAGATCCAGGTCGCCGACGTTCCCGGCCGCTGCGAACCGGGGACGGGGGAGATCAACTACCCGGCCGTCGCGCGCGCCCTCGTCGACCTCGGCTATGAGGGAACCGTCGCCATGGAGGCATGGGCCTCCACCGACAGCGACCTTGCTCTGGAGAGGTTCCGCTCGGCCTTCACGCCCTGA